In Companilactobacillus allii, one genomic interval encodes:
- a CDS encoding BspA family leucine-rich repeat surface protein produces MRRVNSTQKKQYILGLNGLIGIGLAFLLLPNMVKASTIDTTSDVQDILNQNSALVLNNQTTTETIMPLAATITDSGTFGTANWDIDDEGVLTIHAGVLGNGTGNWVTDGKFNDTITKIVCDPGVVANTDSSNLFYGLKNVQTIDVSNLDTSNVTTMSGMFSCMYRSTSTSTESKNSSLTTIIGLTSLDTSKVTKMDKMFKSDRSLSSLDVSGFDTKNVTSMTYMFSEDASLLDLVGLSEWDTGQVQQFTSMFDSLPQTSFTDVENWDMSGALALTNMFKNMKNLTSLDLSKWDTSSVTNIGSLFYNCQRLAHVYGLKELNISNVTDISTLFYYNVANQNIHDIESWDTSKITSMRGVFSSCTNLDYIDLSNWDTSNVTDMSSMFEYTLNLTDIKGITGFNTSKVTNMSSMFFNCNVDLLDLSSFNTSKVTLMSSMFMNSSATNVIGDFDTSNVTRMNSIFSGSAISNFEKIDLNVLNWNVLKCTSFSSAFSKIPITSLDLSNWDVSNATAIDSLFSNDPNLKSVNVSTWNTPKLTNVNSLFSDDKALESLDLSSFDTSKVTDMRSMVSGASNLLELDLSNWDTGKVTNMGSMFANNSKLWKLSLGQKTKFLTIDTGSESSISTAIPTPPSNNTELSDPNSEGQYYSISDRWQVVDYANGGTDHDPGGTLLTSSELNTTTRDSNTTYVWQQQPYGNVSFEVPDLDYGRVSPNQGIVGRQNENWGIAVTNDVFPSQTISSKISVSLESPLTSSDGNSELDDTLVFRGSDGEYVAIGDSPTQVYDGTVKNGSQVITWDDKHGFLMNLHDNNTRMSIYSSTLDWTMVNSI; encoded by the coding sequence ATGAGAAGAGTTAATTCAACACAAAAAAAACAATATATTTTGGGTCTCAATGGGTTAATTGGTATTGGTTTAGCGTTTTTACTTTTGCCAAATATGGTAAAGGCTTCAACAATTGATACAACCAGCGATGTACAGGATATATTAAACCAAAATAGTGCTCTAGTGCTTAATAATCAAACTACCACAGAAACAATTATGCCATTAGCAGCCACTATAACTGATAGTGGTACTTTTGGAACGGCTAATTGGGACATTGATGATGAAGGTGTTTTGACGATTCATGCAGGAGTATTAGGAAATGGAACGGGAAATTGGGTTACTGATGGTAAATTTAATGACACCATTACAAAAATTGTTTGTGATCCGGGAGTAGTAGCAAATACTGATTCAAGTAATTTGTTTTATGGTTTAAAAAATGTCCAAACAATTGATGTAAGCAATTTGGATACAAGTAATGTTACTACTATGTCAGGGATGTTTTCTTGTATGTATAGGTCTACGTCAACTTCTACTGAGAGTAAGAATTCATCTCTAACCACTATTATTGGATTAACGAGCTTAGATACTAGTAAAGTAACTAAGATGGATAAAATGTTTAAAAGTGATAGAAGTTTAAGTAGTTTGGATGTTTCAGGCTTTGATACTAAAAACGTTACTAGCATGACTTACATGTTTTCGGAAGATGCGAGTCTTTTAGATCTAGTTGGCCTAAGTGAATGGGATACAGGACAGGTACAACAATTTACTTCGATGTTTGATTCCTTACCACAAACAAGTTTCACTGATGTTGAAAATTGGGATATGTCTGGTGCTTTAGCTCTCACTAATATGTTCAAAAATATGAAAAATTTAACATCACTTGATTTGTCAAAATGGGATACAAGTAGCGTTACTAATATAGGTTCGCTATTTTATAATTGTCAAAGGTTGGCACATGTCTATGGACTCAAGGAATTGAATATTAGTAATGTAACTGATATTTCTACGCTATTTTATTACAACGTCGCTAATCAGAACATTCATGATATTGAAAGTTGGGATACATCTAAGATAACAAGTATGAGAGGTGTTTTTAGTAGTTGTACTAATTTAGATTATATTGATCTATCAAATTGGGATACTTCAAATGTCACTGATATGTCATCTATGTTTGAATATACATTGAATTTAACGGATATCAAAGGTATTACAGGATTTAATACTAGTAAGGTAACAAATATGAGTTCAATGTTTTTTAATTGTAATGTAGACTTACTAGATTTAAGTAGTTTTAATACTAGTAAGGTAACGCTTATGAGTTCAATGTTTATGAATTCGTCGGCTACAAATGTTATTGGTGATTTTGATACCTCTAATGTAACAAGGATGAATAGTATTTTTAGTGGATCTGCAATATCTAATTTTGAAAAAATTGACTTAAATGTTTTGAATTGGAATGTCTTAAAATGTACAAGTTTCTCCTCTGCATTTAGTAAGATTCCCATAACTTCTTTAGATTTGTCTAATTGGGATGTTTCCAATGCAACAGCTATTGATAGTTTATTTAGTAATGATCCAAATCTTAAAAGTGTTAATGTATCCACTTGGAATACTCCTAAGTTAACAAATGTAAATAGTCTTTTTTCTGATGATAAAGCACTAGAGAGTTTAGACTTATCAAGTTTTGATACTAGTAAAGTCACTGATATGAGAAGCATGGTCAGTGGTGCAAGCAATTTGTTGGAGTTAGATCTGTCTAATTGGGATACAGGTAAAGTCACTAATATGGGCAGTATGTTCGCAAACAATTCTAAATTGTGGAAACTTTCATTAGGACAAAAGACTAAGTTCTTAACAATAGATACTGGTAGTGAATCAAGTATTAGCACAGCAATTCCTACACCACCGTCTAACAATACGGAGTTGAGTGATCCTAATTCTGAGGGACAATATTATAGTATTAGTGATAGATGGCAAGTGGTTGACTATGCTAATGGAGGTACAGACCATGATCCAGGTGGAACTTTACTAACTAGTTCTGAACTAAATACCACTACTAGGGATAGCAATACCACCTATGTTTGGCAGCAACAGCCATATGGGAATGTTTCTTTTGAAGTTCCAGACTTGGATTATGGTAGAGTTTCTCCAAATCAAGGAATAGTGGGACGTCAAAATGAAAATTGGGGAATAGCCGTGACTAATGATGTCTTTCCAAGCCAAACTATTAGCTCTAAAATTTCAGTTTCACTAGAGTCTCCATTGACTTCGAGTGATGGAAATTCAGAGTTAGATGATACGCTTGTGTTTCGAGGAAGCGATGGAGAATATGTAGCCATTGGGGACTCACCAACACAAGTTTATGACGGAACGGTTAAAAATGGCAGTCAAGTCATTACGTGGGATGATAAGCATGGTTTCTTAATGAATCTTCATGACAACAATACACGTATGTCAATTTATTCTTCAACGCTTGATTGGACTATGGTAAATAGCATTTAG
- a CDS encoding diacylglycerol/lipid kinase family protein, giving the protein MAKVKKLEILLNQKAGNGQSLSIWKTIKNYLESNNINYEVHTTKKNGDGVRIAQEIANSLQPFTRIIVLGGDGTLNQSLNGIKISNKPNTPIGYIPCGSGNDFSRGIKIRKQSPVVLLQKILSMNTPETIDIGKATFPDKIKYFVNNIGIGLDAYTVYETNHSKRKDFLNKMKLGTLAYITSLVTVIKNQDSFPLDVTINGETKHFEDAYIVSATNHPYFGGGVAIDPLATPFDQLLDLVVVKKISGMVFVKLFVKLFTNGSHLNDKNVWHTQVSSYHLTSNAPEQGQMDGEELGKGEFDIDFTVDQHLFWIPINL; this is encoded by the coding sequence ATGGCAAAAGTTAAGAAATTAGAAATATTATTGAACCAAAAAGCTGGTAATGGACAATCGTTAAGTATTTGGAAAACCATAAAAAACTACTTGGAATCAAATAATATCAACTACGAGGTTCATACAACTAAGAAAAACGGTGATGGAGTTAGAATTGCTCAAGAAATAGCTAACTCACTGCAACCATTTACAAGAATCATCGTTTTAGGTGGTGACGGAACGCTTAACCAATCACTGAATGGTATAAAAATTTCTAACAAGCCAAATACCCCTATTGGATATATTCCCTGTGGATCTGGTAATGACTTCAGCCGTGGTATTAAAATACGTAAACAAAGTCCTGTTGTATTGCTTCAAAAGATATTATCGATGAATACACCGGAAACAATCGATATCGGCAAAGCTACATTTCCTGATAAAATAAAATATTTTGTAAATAATATTGGAATTGGCCTTGATGCATACACCGTTTATGAAACTAATCATTCTAAACGCAAGGATTTTTTAAATAAAATGAAGTTAGGTACCTTAGCATATATAACTAGTCTAGTAACAGTAATCAAAAATCAGGATTCTTTTCCATTAGACGTAACAATCAATGGAGAAACTAAACATTTTGAAGATGCATACATTGTCTCAGCCACTAATCACCCCTACTTCGGTGGTGGTGTAGCGATCGATCCACTAGCAACGCCATTCGATCAATTATTAGATTTAGTTGTTGTTAAAAAGATTTCTGGAATGGTCTTTGTTAAACTGTTTGTAAAACTATTTACTAATGGGTCACATTTAAACGACAAGAATGTTTGGCACACACAAGTATCAAGTTATCACTTAACAAGTAATGCTCCTGAACAAGGCCAAATGGATGGAGAAGAGCTAGGTAAAGGTGAATTCGATATAGACTTTACAGTTGATCAACATCTTTTTTGGATACCTATCAATTTATAA